The following are from one region of the Amedibacterium intestinale genome:
- the cysK gene encoding cysteine synthase A, translating into MKHTIELIGNTPLYQIEDTNIYVKLEKFNVGGSVKDRAVLGMLQDAIKKGVLTSESVLIEATSGNTGIALAMLGAVYKIPVVIIMPETMSVERRQLVRAYGAKLVLTPGSKGMQGAMDKMQEMLNENSNYVSLQQFSNPSNPAIHYETTGKEIMEQLPDVDIFVACVGSGGTFSGVSKRLKEYNSSIRCVAGEPRTSAVLSGQKAGPHKIQGIGANFIPVNFDNTYCDDIMLVDEEEAIAETKRFAKETGILVGISSGANIALARRLARYYPNSKIVTIAPDGGEKYLSVLEFD; encoded by the coding sequence ATGAAACATACAATTGAATTGATTGGAAATACTCCTCTATATCAAATTGAGGATACAAATATTTATGTAAAATTAGAAAAATTTAACGTAGGTGGAAGTGTAAAGGATCGTGCAGTATTAGGAATGCTGCAAGATGCTATAAAAAAAGGAGTTCTTACTTCAGAAAGTGTATTAATCGAGGCAACAAGTGGAAATACGGGGATTGCCTTAGCTATGCTTGGTGCTGTATATAAAATTCCGGTCGTAATTATAATGCCGGAAACTATGAGTGTGGAAAGAAGACAGCTGGTTCGTGCATATGGTGCTAAACTTGTATTAACGCCTGGAAGTAAAGGTATGCAGGGGGCTATGGATAAAATGCAGGAAATGCTGAATGAAAATTCAAACTATGTATCTTTACAACAATTTTCTAATCCATCAAATCCTGCTATTCATTATGAAACAACAGGAAAAGAAATTATGGAACAATTGCCAGATGTAGATATTTTTGTAGCATGTGTTGGAAGCGGAGGAACATTCAGTGGTGTTTCAAAGCGTTTGAAAGAATATAATTCTTCTATTCGCTGTGTTGCTGGAGAACCAAGAACAAGTGCAGTTTTAAGTGGTCAAAAGGCAGGTCCTCACAAGATTCAGGGAATTGGAGCGAACTTTATTCCAGTAAATTTTGATAATACGTATTGTGATGATATCATGCTGGTAGATGAAGAAGAAGCCATTGCGGAAACAAAACGTTTCGCAAAAGAAACAGGAATTCTTGTCGGTATCAGCAGTGGTGCCAATATTGCGTTAGCTAGACGATTGGCACGCTATTATCCAAACAGCAAAATTGTAACCATTGCCCCAGATGGCGGAGAAAAATATTTATCGGTATTGGAGTTTGATTAA
- the cysE gene encoding serine O-acetyltransferase: protein MFKYLKDLNYNLNRTLEMDPAAHSKAEVLLLYPHIKALIFHRLAHFLYKHHLYFLARFVSNIARFWTGIEIHPGAKIGKGLLIDHGMGVVIGETAVIGNDCQIYHGVTLGGTGHEHAKRHPTLGNYVMVGAGAKCLGNITIGDYAKIGANAVVISNVPSKATFIGLAAKDKREKHHCHLMGSIE, encoded by the coding sequence ATGTTCAAATATCTAAAAGATTTAAATTACAATTTAAATCGGACGTTGGAAATGGATCCGGCAGCACATTCCAAAGCTGAAGTTCTTTTGTTGTATCCTCATATAAAAGCATTGATATTTCATCGGCTGGCACATTTCCTATATAAACATCATTTGTATTTTTTAGCACGTTTCGTTTCCAATATTGCTAGATTTTGGACAGGAATCGAAATTCATCCAGGCGCAAAAATTGGGAAAGGACTTTTGATTGATCATGGAATGGGAGTCGTTATTGGAGAAACAGCTGTAATCGGTAATGATTGTCAAATCTATCATGGCGTAACTTTAGGAGGAACGGGTCATGAACATGCGAAAAGACATCCAACTTTAGGAAATTATGTTATGGTCGGAGCAGGAGCAAAATGCTTAGGGAATATAACAATCGGAGATTATGCGAAAATCGGAGCCAATGCTGTAGTAATCAGTAATGTTCCAAGCAAAGCTACATTTATTGGTTTGGCGGCAAAAGATAAAAGAGAAAAACACCATTGTCATTTAATGGGAAGCATTGAGTAA
- a CDS encoding copper homeostasis protein CutC, whose product MKKVVEICAGSYQDCLAAQKMGASRVELNSALSVGGLTPSVAVLRRVKKETQLHVICMVRPRGGGFCYDEQDVSIMMDEAKLLLENGADGIAFGFLKDDGSIAIEETKAMVELIHSYKKEAVFHRAFDVCKDPFIAIQTLIDLHVDRLLTSGMKDKAVQGKELLKQLQLQFKDKIEILAGSGMNAQNALSFMEETGICQIHSSCKGYKEDPTTSKGDVTYSYLPSPHQNDYDIVEEEKVHQLVYNVEKG is encoded by the coding sequence ATGAAAAAAGTTGTTGAAATTTGTGCAGGCAGTTATCAGGACTGTCTAGCTGCTCAGAAAATGGGGGCAAGTCGCGTAGAATTGAACAGTGCTTTAAGTGTTGGCGGTCTAACTCCTAGTGTAGCTGTTTTAAGACGCGTTAAAAAAGAGACACAATTACATGTAATCTGTATGGTTCGACCAAGAGGCGGTGGTTTTTGTTATGATGAACAAGATGTTTCCATCATGATGGATGAAGCAAAATTATTACTTGAAAATGGGGCAGATGGGATAGCTTTTGGTTTTTTGAAAGATGATGGAAGTATCGCAATCGAAGAAACAAAAGCTATGGTAGAACTTATCCATTCTTATAAAAAAGAAGCTGTTTTTCATCGTGCCTTTGATGTATGCAAAGATCCATTTATCGCCATCCAGACACTGATTGATTTGCATGTGGATCGTTTATTGACAAGTGGAATGAAAGATAAGGCAGTGCAGGGGAAAGAATTATTAAAACAGCTGCAGCTGCAGTTTAAAGATAAGATTGAAATTTTGGCTGGAAGTGGAATGAATGCACAAAATGCACTATCCTTTATGGAAGAAACAGGAATTTGTCAAATCCACTCTTCCTGCAAAGGATATAAAGAAGATCCAACAACTTCAAAAGGAGATGTAACTTATTCCTATCTGCCTTCACCACATCAAAATGATTATGATATAGTTGAAGAAGAAAAGGTTCATCAGCTCGTTTATAACGTAGAAAAAGGATAA
- a CDS encoding DNA/RNA non-specific endonuclease, translating to MHNIIKKLLLTVALMCTILLTGCTQNNINKENTVSLETIPQFEGKAYVELNGNIPSFPEEDKTKQSFEHYEKLDVLGRARGAYANIGKETMPKEKRGSISSVHPTGWNNTQYNFVDGKYLYNRCHLIGYQLTAENANERNLITGTRYMNVEGMLPFENMVADYIKETGNHVLYRVTPIYEGDNLVANGVEMEAESIEDNGEGIQFHVFVYNVQPLVDIDYRDGSSQKTKIQSDTNMEIRGNSRSKIYHCPGQNAYKDMKDSKNLVIFSSEEEAKAAGYRKAKQ from the coding sequence ATGCATAATATTATAAAAAAACTGCTTTTGACAGTTGCCCTAATGTGTACAATACTATTAACTGGCTGTACACAAAACAATATAAATAAAGAAAATACGGTTTCACTGGAAACAATTCCACAATTTGAAGGCAAAGCCTATGTTGAATTGAATGGAAATATTCCTTCTTTTCCAGAAGAAGATAAAACGAAACAGTCCTTTGAGCATTATGAAAAACTAGATGTGCTTGGAAGAGCACGGGGAGCTTATGCCAACATTGGGAAAGAAACAATGCCTAAAGAAAAAAGAGGAAGCATATCAAGTGTGCACCCAACAGGATGGAACAATACCCAATACAATTTTGTTGATGGAAAATATTTATATAATCGCTGCCATTTGATTGGTTATCAGCTTACAGCTGAAAATGCGAATGAGAGAAATCTAATTACAGGAACGCGTTATATGAATGTAGAAGGAATGCTGCCTTTTGAAAACATGGTAGCAGATTACATTAAGGAGACAGGAAACCATGTGTTATATCGTGTAACACCTATATATGAAGGGGATAATCTTGTGGCAAATGGAGTGGAAATGGAAGCGGAATCTATAGAAGACAATGGAGAAGGAATTCAGTTTCATGTATTTGTTTATAACGTGCAGCCATTAGTAGATATTGATTATCGTGATGGATCCAGTCAAAAAACAAAAATACAAAGTGATACGAATATGGAAATACGAGGAAATTCTCGATCAAAAATATATCATTGTCCTGGACAGAATGCTTATAAGGACATGAAAGATTCAAAAAATCTGGTAATATTTAGTAGCGAAGAAGAAGCAAAAGCTGCCGGCTATCGAAAAGCCAAACAGTAA
- a CDS encoding FUSC family protein yields MPKVGMRMVKSAIAVFLCFVVFIIRGNNGIPFYSAIAAVLCMQPEVSDSMSKGKSRIISTLIGGCLGMVMLYFFQTYFTYQQDFLRYTIISIMIIPLLYIPVALHQPSSSYLSCVVFLSITVSHIGDQSAFIFGCNRILDTLIGIFLAIFVNAFHLPHKKHTELLIEMPFSMLLEANGKMNTYTKIHINQFLENGMNLLLTSSKTPDEALSSLMGLRGKLGMILMDGVVGFDLKNKDAYAIHTLEKEVWKSLYLSLRAENYLPFVYEVRDMLLYAHYEHFQNEVMKQMYMSKRKKDGIVYNAHQNLISEELDVSIVAMELYLCKEEMQQVHKILSQYQKQITWVQYPYDEQYVVLRIYPSEIAEKDIVSMLCKKRKLSDVYRISNDKTTSKEAIRELKHVFYKGK; encoded by the coding sequence ATGCCAAAAGTTGGAATGCGCATGGTAAAATCGGCAATTGCGGTTTTTCTATGCTTTGTAGTATTTATCATAAGGGGAAATAATGGAATCCCATTTTATTCTGCGATTGCGGCAGTATTGTGTATGCAGCCGGAAGTGTCGGATTCTATGTCAAAGGGAAAAAGCAGGATCATATCAACACTGATTGGTGGATGTTTAGGTATGGTTATGTTATATTTTTTTCAAACTTATTTTACATACCAGCAGGATTTTTTGAGATATACGATTATCTCTATTATGATTATTCCATTGTTGTATATTCCTGTTGCGTTACATCAACCTTCAAGTTCTTATTTAAGCTGTGTTGTATTTTTAAGTATTACAGTATCCCATATTGGGGATCAAAGTGCTTTTATTTTTGGATGTAATCGTATTTTAGACACCTTAATAGGAATCTTTCTTGCGATTTTTGTAAATGCTTTTCATCTTCCTCATAAAAAGCATACAGAACTTTTGATCGAAATGCCATTTTCTATGCTTTTGGAAGCAAATGGGAAAATGAATACGTATACAAAAATACATATCAATCAGTTTTTGGAAAATGGAATGAATCTGTTACTTACTTCCAGTAAAACACCAGATGAGGCCTTATCTTCTCTTATGGGACTTCGTGGAAAGTTAGGAATGATTTTGATGGATGGTGTAGTGGGCTTTGACTTAAAAAATAAAGATGCCTATGCAATTCACACATTAGAAAAAGAGGTATGGAAATCTCTGTATTTATCATTACGTGCAGAAAACTATCTTCCTTTTGTATATGAGGTAAGAGATATGTTGTTATATGCACATTATGAACATTTTCAAAATGAAGTGATGAAACAAATGTATATGTCAAAGCGCAAAAAAGATGGAATCGTTTATAATGCACATCAAAATTTAATATCAGAAGAATTAGATGTTTCTATTGTTGCCATGGAACTGTATCTTTGTAAGGAAGAAATGCAGCAAGTACATAAAATCTTATCGCAGTACCAAAAACAAATTACATGGGTACAATATCCATATGATGAACAATATGTAGTTTTACGAATTTATCCAAGTGAAATTGCAGAAAAAGACATCGTTTCTATGCTATGTAAAAAAAGAAAACTTTCTGATGTGTATCGTATCTCTAATGATAAAACTACAAGCAAAGAAGCAATTCGAGAACTAAAACATGTTTTTTATAAAGGTAAATAG
- a CDS encoding peptidoglycan-binding domain-containing protein, producing MLEEIIIPNTITVHLGRPDSPAENLTVDFLYYVKNVASSEIFPTWPYEALKANIWAQMSLVLNRVYTEWYRGRGYPFDITNSTAYDQAFVKGRVIYDTISEVADEVIGQFLQKPYYREPFYAEYCDGRIASCPGLKQWGTLDLANRGNSAIEIIRYYYGESMQLHDTDNVQDITPSYPGYPIRLGAQGQYVFIIQELLNGIAVNYPNIPLIYPPDAIFGSLTESAVITFQKQFNLAADGIVGPATWNQISRIYVAVRKLAELGSLGRLEGYFTGLFTGKVLRRGDVGIEVQQLQYFLNIVADAYPSIPAVQVDSRFGSGLERSIKAFQQEFGIPSDGLVGAVTWNLIYETYAALIQNA from the coding sequence ATGCTTGAAGAAATTATTATTCCCAATACAATTACTGTACATTTAGGAAGACCGGATTCTCCGGCTGAAAACTTAACGGTAGATTTCCTGTATTATGTAAAAAATGTAGCATCTTCAGAAATTTTCCCTACCTGGCCCTATGAAGCTTTAAAAGCAAATATATGGGCTCAAATGTCTCTGGTATTAAATCGTGTATATACAGAGTGGTATCGTGGAAGAGGATATCCCTTTGATATTACAAATTCTACTGCATATGATCAGGCTTTTGTAAAAGGAAGAGTCATTTATGATACGATTTCAGAAGTAGCAGATGAAGTAATCGGTCAATTCCTGCAAAAGCCATATTATCGAGAACCGTTTTATGCTGAATATTGCGATGGCAGGATTGCCTCATGCCCCGGACTAAAACAATGGGGGACCCTTGATTTAGCAAATCGCGGAAATTCAGCCATTGAGATTATACGGTATTATTATGGTGAAAGCATGCAGCTCCATGATACTGATAATGTACAGGACATTACTCCATCTTATCCAGGTTATCCTATCCGCTTAGGAGCTCAAGGACAATATGTATTTATTATTCAGGAATTATTAAATGGGATTGCGGTCAACTACCCTAACATTCCTCTGATTTATCCTCCTGATGCGATTTTTGGATCCTTAACAGAAAGTGCAGTTATTACTTTCCAAAAGCAATTTAATTTAGCTGCCGATGGCATTGTAGGGCCAGCAACCTGGAATCAAATTTCCAGAATCTATGTTGCAGTTAGAAAACTCGCAGAACTAGGCAGTCTAGGAAGACTGGAAGGATATTTTACAGGTCTTTTTACAGGTAAAGTCTTACGGCGCGGAGATGTTGGAATTGAAGTGCAGCAGCTGCAGTATTTTTTAAATATCGTAGCAGATGCCTATCCATCTATTCCTGCTGTACAAGTTGATAGTCGTTTTGGTTCTGGACTAGAACGTTCCATAAAGGCTTTTCAGCAGGAATTTGGAATTCCAAGCGATGGTCTTGTCGGAGCTGTTACATGGAATCTAATCTATGAAACATATGCAGCACTTATCCAGAATGCATAA
- a CDS encoding response regulator transcription factor encodes MEHTVLVVEDEKGIRDAIAIYLKNQGYQVCLASNGKEGLEMIAENEIHLAIVDIMMPVMDGITMTLKVREKYDFPIIFLTAKSEDIDKITGLNMGADDYVTKPFGSMELLARVCSQLRRYEQILLLKQGLKSVEESDAQSYVVGGLELNYYTKEVSVDRKPVKLTPKEFSILEMLMSHPGRVYSAAQIYEHVWQESAISTETIMVHVRKLREKIEQDPKKPAYLKVVWGVGYKIEKV; translated from the coding sequence ATGGAACATACAGTTTTAGTTGTAGAAGATGAAAAAGGAATTCGCGATGCAATTGCGATTTATTTAAAGAATCAGGGATATCAGGTTTGTTTAGCGTCAAATGGTAAAGAAGGTTTGGAGATGATTGCTGAAAATGAGATACATTTAGCTATTGTTGATATTATGATGCCAGTTATGGATGGCATTACCATGACATTAAAAGTGAGGGAAAAATATGATTTTCCTATTATCTTTTTAACCGCAAAATCAGAAGACATTGATAAGATTACAGGACTTAACATGGGGGCGGATGATTATGTAACAAAGCCGTTTGGCTCTATGGAACTTCTTGCACGTGTGTGTTCTCAACTAAGAAGATATGAACAAATTCTTTTACTAAAACAAGGTCTTAAAAGTGTAGAAGAAAGTGATGCACAGAGCTATGTTGTAGGGGGATTGGAATTAAATTATTATACAAAAGAAGTGAGTGTAGATAGAAAGCCGGTAAAACTTACACCAAAAGAATTTTCTATATTGGAAATGCTGATGAGTCATCCAGGGCGTGTGTATTCTGCTGCCCAGATTTATGAACATGTATGGCAGGAGAGTGCAATTAGTACAGAAACAATCATGGTCCATGTGCGAAAACTAAGAGAAAAAATTGAACAGGATCCTAAAAAACCCGCTTATTTAAAGGTAGTATGGGGTGTAGGATATAAAATAGAGAAAGTTTAG
- a CDS encoding sensor histidine kinase — protein MKKKTIFAGVFAALLFVMSFMICSIYDEVKQNTAYLESSIDDEVRSFIIKESEKLDKSYEPLVFKEGSSEMGKKEVEQAFLDQIDYQGYQNLYNDENFDYWIKNTKTGTISTNQSSKNIPDFKKDSLLFMHIVFDEDGNYSVKDRINMANFDFLNDSYYNLQTDVTLDNGTEIFAEANLQCPKNIEVYFRVPEKPVLNSGYIASRYYSYEGSGNFVLVTLLVSSVILALFLLCYPIQIVKEVQPFKSTSHIKGEIAFFLFTFAIMFASACVVMVSGYSISGVLSMFLEKYGFGYRPNLVFIINMLTWILNLVIIAMTLFYIKYIFACGFVRYLKEDTLIGMLFMKLKNSVDMISNVDMKTPMDKWFFKITFVNFIAIIVCAVLWGAAFIPALIYSIAIFIWMKKKYEAIQVDYLNLQGAAHSLANGNFDVDNDLDVGIFNSLNDEFKNIRSGFEKAVKEETKSQNMKTELITNVSHDLKTPLTGIRNYVELLQQENLDEPTKKEYVGMLQQYTNRLSTLIEDLFEVSKVNSGNIHLDIMELDMNALLEQAQAECSECLDEKQLTILKNSSAPIMVELDGGQTFRIFENLFTNIAKYAMPSTRVYVDIVEKEEKVEIQFKNVSEEQLNFNTEEIVERFVRGDKSRHTSGSGLGLAIVKSFTEAQNGNFKIETDGDLFKAIVVLPKHVEKTE, from the coding sequence ATGAAGAAAAAAACAATATTTGCAGGTGTATTTGCTGCCTTGCTTTTTGTCATGAGTTTTATGATCTGCAGTATTTATGATGAGGTTAAGCAAAATACAGCATACCTTGAAAGTAGTATAGATGATGAAGTACGCTCTTTTATAATAAAGGAATCAGAGAAACTGGATAAATCTTACGAGCCTTTGGTGTTTAAAGAAGGTTCTTCAGAGATGGGGAAAAAAGAAGTTGAACAAGCATTTTTAGATCAGATAGATTATCAAGGTTATCAGAATTTATATAATGATGAAAACTTTGATTACTGGATAAAAAATACAAAAACAGGGACAATTTCCACAAATCAATCTTCTAAAAACATTCCTGATTTTAAAAAAGATAGTTTGCTTTTTATGCATATTGTATTTGATGAAGATGGTAATTATTCAGTTAAAGATAGAATCAATATGGCAAATTTTGACTTTTTAAATGATAGTTATTACAATTTGCAAACTGATGTAACTCTAGATAATGGGACTGAGATTTTTGCAGAAGCCAATTTACAATGTCCTAAAAATATCGAGGTATACTTTAGAGTGCCTGAAAAACCGGTGTTAAATTCAGGCTATATTGCTTCACGATACTACAGTTATGAAGGGTCAGGAAACTTTGTTTTAGTGACATTACTAGTATCATCCGTAATACTGGCGCTTTTCCTTTTATGTTATCCAATTCAAATTGTAAAGGAAGTACAGCCATTTAAATCGACTTCTCATATAAAAGGTGAAATTGCTTTCTTCCTGTTCACTTTCGCAATCATGTTTGCTTCCGCCTGTGTTGTAATGGTAAGTGGCTATTCCATAAGTGGTGTATTAAGTATGTTTTTAGAAAAATATGGCTTTGGCTATAGACCAAATTTAGTCTTTATTATAAACATGCTAACATGGATACTAAATCTTGTTATTATCGCAATGACGCTGTTCTATATTAAATATATCTTTGCCTGCGGCTTTGTTCGCTATTTAAAAGAAGATACCCTTATAGGAATGCTGTTTATGAAGTTAAAGAATTCGGTTGATATGATATCAAATGTAGATATGAAAACACCGATGGATAAATGGTTTTTTAAGATTACTTTTGTGAATTTTATTGCGATTATAGTTTGCGCTGTTTTATGGGGAGCAGCTTTTATTCCTGCTTTAATTTACAGTATAGCGATTTTTATTTGGATGAAGAAGAAATATGAAGCGATTCAGGTGGATTATTTAAATTTACAGGGAGCCGCGCATTCCCTTGCAAATGGTAATTTTGATGTAGATAATGATCTTGATGTAGGAATCTTTAATTCTTTAAATGATGAATTCAAAAATATTCGCAGCGGTTTTGAAAAAGCAGTAAAAGAAGAAACAAAATCACAAAATATGAAAACAGAGCTGATTACAAATGTATCCCATGATTTAAAGACGCCTTTAACTGGAATACGTAATTATGTAGAATTATTACAACAGGAAAATTTAGATGAACCGACAAAAAAAGAATATGTTGGCATGCTGCAGCAGTATACGAATCGCTTAAGTACGTTGATTGAAGATTTATTTGAAGTAAGTAAAGTTAACAGTGGAAACATCCATTTAGATATCATGGAGTTGGATATGAATGCATTACTGGAACAGGCGCAGGCAGAATGCAGTGAGTGTTTAGATGAAAAACAGCTTACAATCCTTAAAAATTCGAGTGCACCCATTATGGTAGAACTGGATGGAGGACAAACATTTAGAATCTTTGAAAATCTATTTACCAATATTGCGAAATATGCAATGCCATCTACACGCGTATACGTTGATATTGTAGAAAAGGAAGAAAAAGTCGAAATTCAATTTAAAAATGTATCAGAAGAACAATTAAATTTTAATACAGAAGAAATTGTAGAGC